In one Pseudomonas fitomaticsae genomic region, the following are encoded:
- the minE gene encoding cell division topological specificity factor MinE, with product MNLFDFFRANKKPSTASVAKERLQIIVAHERGQRSTPDYLPSLQKELVEVIRKYVNIGNDDVHVALESQGSCSILELNITLPDR from the coding sequence ATGAACCTTTTTGACTTCTTTCGTGCCAACAAAAAGCCAAGTACCGCCTCGGTCGCGAAAGAGCGTCTACAGATCATCGTGGCGCATGAACGCGGCCAGCGCAGCACCCCTGACTACCTGCCATCCTTGCAGAAGGAACTGGTGGAAGTGATCCGCAAGTACGTCAACATCGGCAACGACGACGTACACGTGGCACTGGAGAGCCAGGGCAGCTGCTCGATTCTGGAACTCAACATCACCCTGCCAGACCGCTGA
- the minD gene encoding septum site-determining protein MinD, which translates to MAKILVVTSGKGGVGKTTTSAAIGTGLALRGHKTVIVDFDVGLRNLDLIMGCERRVVYDFVNVVNGEANLQQALIKDKRLENLYVLAASQTRDKDALTQEGVEKVLMELKEQFEFVVCDSPAGIEKGAHLAMYFADEAIVVTNPEVSSVRDSDRMLGLLASKSRRAEKGEEPIQEHLLITRYHPERVEKGEMLGVEDVKEILAVRLLGVIPESQAVLKASNQGVPVILDDQSDAGQAYSDTVDRLLGKEKEHRFLNVEKKGFFERLFGGR; encoded by the coding sequence TTGGCCAAGATTCTCGTGGTTACATCCGGCAAGGGTGGTGTGGGTAAGACCACCACCAGCGCCGCTATCGGTACCGGCCTCGCTCTGCGCGGCCACAAAACAGTGATCGTCGACTTCGACGTGGGCTTGCGTAACCTTGACCTGATCATGGGTTGCGAGCGCCGCGTGGTGTATGACTTCGTCAACGTGGTGAACGGCGAAGCCAACCTGCAACAGGCCCTGATCAAAGACAAGCGCCTGGAAAACCTCTACGTGCTGGCCGCCAGCCAGACCCGCGACAAAGACGCGCTGACCCAGGAAGGCGTGGAAAAAGTCCTGATGGAGCTCAAGGAACAATTCGAGTTCGTCGTTTGCGACTCCCCGGCGGGTATCGAAAAAGGCGCCCACCTGGCCATGTACTTCGCTGACGAAGCGATCGTCGTGACCAACCCGGAAGTGTCCTCGGTCCGTGACTCCGACCGCATGCTCGGCCTGCTGGCCAGCAAGTCCCGCCGTGCCGAAAAAGGCGAAGAGCCGATCCAGGAACACCTGCTGATCACCCGCTACCACCCGGAGCGCGTCGAAAAAGGCGAGATGCTGGGCGTTGAAGACGTCAAGGAAATCCTCGCCGTACGCCTGCTGGGCGTCATTCCGGAATCCCAGGCCGTACTCAAGGCCTCCAACCAGGGCGTACCTGTGATCCTCGATGATCAGAGCGACGCCGGCCAGGCCTACAGCGATACCGTTGATCGCCTGCTGGGCAAGGAAAAAGAACACCGGTTCCTGAATGTCGAGAAGAAGGGATTCTTCGAGCGTCTGTTTGGAGGTAGGTAA
- the minC gene encoding septum site-determining protein MinC, with amino-acid sequence MSQTEPKDQDPVFQLKGSMLAITVLELSRNDLDSLDRQLAAKVAQAPNFFSNAPLVLALDKLPPSEGAVDLPGLMRVCRQHGLRTLAIRASRIEDIAAAIAIDIPVLPPSGARERPLETAEPVAPKKPEKPPEPAVKPTRVITTPVRGGQQIYAQGGDLVVVSSVSPGAELLADGNIHVYGPMRGRALAGVKGDTKARIFCQQLSAELISIAGHYKVSEDLRRDPMWGSGVQVSLSGDVLNIIRL; translated from the coding sequence ATGAGCCAAACCGAACCGAAAGACCAAGATCCCGTGTTCCAGCTGAAGGGCAGCATGCTCGCCATTACAGTGCTGGAGCTGTCCCGCAACGACCTGGACAGCCTCGATCGGCAATTGGCCGCCAAAGTCGCCCAGGCACCGAATTTCTTCAGCAACGCGCCGCTGGTTCTGGCGCTGGACAAACTCCCGCCAAGCGAAGGTGCCGTCGACCTGCCGGGCCTGATGCGCGTGTGCCGTCAGCACGGCCTGCGCACCCTGGCGATCCGCGCCAGCCGCATCGAAGACATCGCCGCTGCCATCGCCATCGACATCCCGGTGCTGCCGCCGTCCGGCGCCCGCGAGCGACCGTTGGAAACTGCCGAACCTGTTGCACCGAAGAAGCCGGAAAAGCCACCGGAGCCAGCCGTCAAACCGACCCGCGTCATCACCACGCCAGTACGTGGTGGCCAACAGATATATGCCCAGGGTGGCGATCTGGTGGTGGTTTCCTCGGTCAGCCCGGGGGCGGAACTTCTCGCCGATGGCAACATCCATGTATACGGCCCGATGCGCGGTCGTGCGCTGGCCGGGGTCAAGGGCGACACCAAGGCGCGGATTTTCTGTCAGCAATTGAGCGCTGAACTGATCTCCATCGCAGGCCATTACAAGGTTTCCGAAGACCTGCGTCGCGATCCGATGTGGGGCTCGGGCGTACAGGTCAGCCTGTCGGGCGACGTGTTGAACATCATTCGGCTTTAA
- a CDS encoding lipid A biosynthesis lauroyl acyltransferase: MDRPRFRKAFLAPRFWPLWCGLGLLWLIVQLPYPALLAIGRFLGALMYRFAGDRRRIAKRNLELCFPEKSAAERKRLLKENFASTGIAFFEMAMSWWWSRQRLAKLAHVEGLEHLQKAQREGKGVILMAVHFTTLEIGAALLGQQHTIDGMYREHKNPLFDFVQRQGRERHNLDSLAVERDDVRGMLKLLRAGRAIWYAPDQDYGAKQSIFVPLFGIQAATVTATSKFARLGKALVVPFTQERLADGSGYRLVIHPPLEGFPGETEEEDCIRINQWVESVLRECPEQYLWAHRRFKSRPPGEPKLYAKRV, from the coding sequence ATGGATCGCCCGCGTTTTCGAAAAGCATTTCTTGCCCCACGCTTCTGGCCGCTCTGGTGCGGCCTTGGGCTGTTGTGGCTGATCGTGCAGCTGCCGTATCCGGCCTTGCTGGCCATCGGTCGTTTTCTTGGTGCCCTGATGTATCGCTTCGCCGGCGACCGGCGGCGCATCGCCAAGCGCAATCTGGAGCTGTGTTTCCCGGAAAAGTCCGCCGCCGAACGCAAGCGCCTGCTCAAGGAAAACTTCGCCTCCACCGGCATCGCCTTCTTTGAAATGGCGATGAGCTGGTGGTGGTCGCGTCAGCGCCTGGCGAAACTGGCTCACGTCGAAGGCCTGGAGCATCTACAAAAGGCCCAGCGCGAAGGCAAGGGCGTGATTCTGATGGCGGTGCATTTCACCACCCTGGAAATCGGCGCGGCGCTGCTCGGCCAGCAGCACACCATCGACGGCATGTACCGCGAACACAAGAACCCGCTGTTCGACTTCGTCCAGCGTCAGGGCCGCGAGCGGCACAATCTTGATTCGCTGGCGGTGGAACGTGACGACGTGCGCGGCATGCTCAAATTGCTGCGCGCAGGCCGGGCGATCTGGTACGCACCGGATCAGGACTACGGCGCCAAGCAAAGCATCTTCGTGCCGTTGTTCGGCATTCAGGCCGCCACCGTGACTGCCACCAGCAAGTTCGCCCGTCTGGGCAAGGCACTCGTGGTGCCGTTCACTCAGGAGCGTCTGGCCGACGGCAGCGGTTATCGTCTGGTGATTCATCCGCCGCTGGAAGGTTTCCCGGGCGAGACCGAAGAAGAAGATTGCATTCGCATCAATCAGTGGGTCGAAAGTGTGTTGCGTGAGTGCCCCGAGCAATACTTGTGGGCACACCGGCGTTTCAAGAGTCGGCCTCCGGGCGAGCCGAAGCTGTACGCCAAACGCGTTTGA
- a CDS encoding patatin-like phospholipase family protein produces the protein MSPAEPVTGLILSGGGARAAYQVGVLAAIAELLPLGADNPFPVIVGTSAGAINAVSLASGATDFRAAIERLTLFWQGFRSHRVLRSDWPGVIRQASRFVSHSLLGMGRQMPVALLNSSPLRHLLNEKLHLPGIAESIARKQLHAVAVTAFGYESGQAVTFYQGGGTIDSWLRHRRIGVPTQLSVEHLLASSAIPLLFAPVKIGDEYFGDGAVRQSAPISPALHLGASRVLVVGVSGNPRGFDPTQPLERTYTGQQPTLAQIGGHMLNSTFIDSLEGDIELLQRLNQFSRLMPEGTPTRALGVAPVEVLVISPSQPIDEIAARHRQELPAALRLFLRGPGATKTSGAGVLSYLLFEAGYCSELIDLGRRDALAKRDELCRFLGIGEALVPA, from the coding sequence ATGAGCCCAGCTGAACCGGTCACAGGTTTGATTCTTTCCGGCGGCGGGGCTCGGGCGGCGTATCAGGTGGGGGTGCTGGCGGCGATTGCCGAATTGCTGCCGCTGGGCGCGGATAATCCGTTTCCGGTGATCGTCGGCACCTCGGCCGGGGCGATCAACGCGGTCAGCCTGGCCAGTGGCGCGACTGATTTTCGCGCCGCTATCGAACGCCTGACGCTGTTCTGGCAAGGCTTTCGCAGCCATCGCGTGTTGCGCAGCGACTGGCCGGGGGTGATCCGCCAGGCCAGTCGTTTCGTCAGTCACAGCCTGTTGGGCATGGGCCGGCAAATGCCGGTGGCGCTGCTCAACAGTTCGCCGCTGCGTCATCTGCTCAACGAAAAACTGCACCTGCCCGGCATCGCCGAGTCCATCGCCCGCAAGCAATTGCACGCGGTGGCGGTGACGGCGTTCGGCTACGAGTCCGGGCAAGCCGTGACCTTCTATCAGGGCGGCGGCACCATCGACTCATGGCTGCGTCATCGGCGCATCGGTGTGCCGACGCAGTTGTCGGTGGAGCACTTGCTGGCCAGTTCGGCGATCCCGCTGTTGTTCGCGCCGGTGAAGATCGGCGATGAATATTTCGGCGATGGCGCGGTGCGGCAATCGGCGCCGATCAGCCCGGCGCTGCACCTGGGTGCAAGCCGGGTGCTGGTGGTGGGCGTCAGCGGCAACCCGCGCGGTTTCGATCCGACGCAACCGCTGGAGCGCACCTACACCGGACAGCAGCCGACGCTGGCGCAGATCGGCGGGCACATGCTCAACAGTACGTTCATTGACAGCCTGGAAGGCGATATCGAGTTGCTTCAGCGCCTGAACCAGTTCAGCCGTCTGATGCCCGAAGGCACGCCGACCCGCGCGCTGGGTGTGGCGCCAGTGGAGGTGCTGGTGATTTCGCCGAGTCAGCCGATCGATGAAATCGCGGCACGGCATCGTCAGGAATTGCCGGCGGCGTTGCGGTTGTTTCTGCGTGGGCCGGGAGCGACCAAGACGAGCGGGGCAGGGGTGTTGAGCTACTTGCTGTTCGAGGCGGGGTATTGCAGCGAATTGATCGACCTTGGGCGGCGCGATGCCCTGGCCAAGCGCGATGAGCTGTGCCGGTTTCTAGGGATTGGCGAGGCGCTGGTCCCGGCCTGA